A window of the Mesorhizobium opportunistum WSM2075 genome harbors these coding sequences:
- a CDS encoding beta-ketoacyl-ACP synthase III: MNRSSRIVGFGHHAPARKVENAEIEGRLGLEPGWIERRTGIRSRFWATGEDTLSSLAARAGDMALANAGVERDDIGLLLLATSTPDHLLPPSAPLVAHRLGLDRAGAVDLTGACAGFIYALMLADGFTRLHGKASLVIAANILSRRINPAERASAVLFADAAGAVVVAPCKEPDRGILGAALASDGSRYGLIQIPAGGSNTPFHGELDLEQTRMTISDGREVFARAVEMMTDCSRGALGAAQMPPHQIDRFVPHQANARIFDAVGRNLGIADDAIIKTIADYGNSSAATIPLSLSLSHRVQPFRPGEKILLAAAGAGLSGGALVIGI; the protein is encoded by the coding sequence ATGAACCGGTCGTCGCGCATCGTCGGCTTCGGTCATCACGCGCCGGCGCGCAAGGTCGAGAACGCGGAAATCGAAGGTCGTCTCGGGCTCGAACCCGGCTGGATCGAGCGGCGCACCGGGATACGGTCGCGCTTCTGGGCAACGGGCGAAGACACATTATCGAGCCTTGCCGCGCGCGCCGGCGACATGGCGCTGGCGAATGCCGGTGTCGAGCGTGACGATATCGGCCTGCTGTTGCTGGCGACGTCCACGCCCGACCATCTACTGCCGCCGAGCGCGCCGCTGGTGGCCCACCGGCTGGGACTCGACCGCGCCGGTGCGGTTGACCTGACGGGCGCCTGCGCCGGCTTCATCTATGCCTTGATGTTGGCGGATGGGTTCACCCGCCTCCATGGCAAAGCGAGCTTGGTGATTGCCGCCAATATCCTCAGCCGCCGGATCAATCCGGCCGAGCGCGCAAGCGCGGTGCTGTTTGCGGATGCCGCCGGCGCGGTGGTGGTTGCCCCGTGCAAAGAGCCGGACCGAGGCATTCTCGGCGCGGCGCTGGCCTCGGACGGCTCGCGCTACGGGCTGATCCAGATTCCCGCCGGCGGAAGCAACACGCCGTTTCATGGCGAGCTGGACCTCGAGCAAACCCGGATGACCATCAGTGACGGGCGTGAAGTGTTCGCCAGGGCTGTAGAGATGATGACTGACTGCTCGAGAGGTGCGCTCGGGGCCGCCCAAATGCCGCCGCACCAGATCGATCGTTTCGTGCCGCACCAGGCCAATGCCCGCATCTTCGATGCGGTCGGCAGGAATCTGGGCATAGCGGATGATGCAATTATCAAGACGATTGCCGACTACGGCAACTCTTCGGCCGCGACGATCCCGCTCTCGCTCTCGCTTTCGCATCGGGTGCAGCCGTTTCGGCCAGGCGAAAAGATTCTTCTTGCGGCGGCCGGTGCCGGTCTCAGCGGAGGCGCACTCGTCATAGGAATTTAG
- a CDS encoding adenosylmethionine--8-amino-7-oxononanoate transaminase produces MSRSRVWHPFTQHAIEPPIPSIVSTDGAWLQTNDGRRILDAISSWWVVTHGHRQPRIMEAIRIATGMLDQVIFAGLTHQPAEQLASALIEMVPPGLDWVFYSDSGSTSVEVALKMALGYFRNIGAPRSRIIAMEHSYHGDTIGTMSVGARGVFNAAYEPLLFEVDTIPFPAAGREQETLDRFETLSLDRRAAALIIEPLVLGAGGMLMYPAWVLAELKRIAEASGTLLIADEVMTGWGRTGTIFACEQASISPDILCTSKGLTGGAVPLAATLASDAIFQAHYCVDRKKTFFHSSSYTANPIACAAALANVEVWRCEPVAERIAALSARQAAGLQRFQNNPFFTESRANGTILALDLRTGSAGYLAEIGPKLRAFFLERGMLVRPLGNVLYLLPPYCITGDELDGLYDAIEEAGECFGSRS; encoded by the coding sequence ATGTCGCGGTCGCGCGTCTGGCATCCATTCACCCAGCATGCGATCGAGCCGCCCATCCCGTCGATCGTCAGCACCGACGGAGCTTGGCTACAGACGAATGACGGACGGCGTATCCTTGATGCAATCTCCTCCTGGTGGGTGGTCACACACGGCCACCGCCAGCCACGGATCATGGAAGCGATCCGGATCGCGACCGGGATGCTTGACCAGGTGATCTTCGCCGGCCTCACCCATCAGCCGGCAGAGCAATTGGCCTCGGCGCTGATCGAAATGGTACCGCCAGGCCTCGACTGGGTCTTTTATTCCGACAGCGGCTCCACGAGCGTTGAAGTCGCGCTGAAGATGGCACTCGGCTATTTCCGCAACATAGGCGCGCCGCGCTCGCGCATCATCGCCATGGAACACAGCTATCATGGCGACACGATCGGCACGATGAGCGTCGGCGCCCGGGGCGTGTTCAATGCCGCCTACGAACCGCTATTGTTCGAGGTCGACACCATTCCTTTTCCGGCCGCGGGGCGCGAGCAGGAAACGCTGGATCGTTTCGAGACCCTGTCTCTTGACCGCCGCGCCGCCGCGCTCATCATCGAGCCGCTCGTGCTTGGCGCCGGCGGCATGCTGATGTATCCGGCCTGGGTGCTGGCGGAATTGAAGCGGATCGCTGAAGCGTCCGGCACGCTCTTGATCGCCGACGAAGTGATGACCGGCTGGGGGCGCACCGGAACCATATTCGCCTGCGAGCAGGCATCGATCTCACCGGACATATTGTGCACCTCGAAGGGCTTGACTGGCGGCGCCGTCCCGCTGGCAGCCACGCTCGCCAGCGATGCCATCTTCCAGGCCCACTATTGCGTGGACCGAAAGAAGACCTTTTTCCACTCAAGTTCCTACACCGCCAATCCGATCGCCTGCGCGGCCGCACTTGCCAATGTCGAGGTCTGGCGATGCGAGCCGGTCGCCGAGCGGATTGCGGCCTTAAGTGCGAGACAGGCCGCTGGCCTGCAACGCTTCCAAAACAATCCCTTCTTCACCGAGAGCCGAGCGAACGGCACGATCCTAGCTCTCGATCTGCGCACCGGCTCGGCCGGATATCTGGCGGAGATCGGGCCGAAACTGCGCGCTTTTTTCCTCGAGCGTGGCATGCTGGTGCGCCCGCTCGGAAATGTCCTCTATCTTTTGCCGCCCTATTGCATCACCGGCGACGAACTGGACGGGCTCTATGACGCCATAGAGGAGGCCGGCGAATGCTTCGGTTCGCGATCATGA